In Sandaracinaceae bacterium, the following proteins share a genomic window:
- a CDS encoding serine/threonine protein kinase has translation MHLSPITPTSRAGFTPEVLGRHRLLFHIGRGGMADVFLAAALGPSGFHKEVVIKALRPELAESEDFLEMFMDEARLAARMRHPNVVQTLEVAREDGVHYMVLEYYEGQTLDRLTRRREGEGLPLGIALHIVREVASALDYAHTLVDVQGKPMGVVHRDVSPQNIMIGYEGRVRLLDFGVAKASSHTSETRAGDFKGKIAYMAPEQAGGFPVDARTDLYALGVVLFEMVSGKRLWGGVPDASVAARLLAGKLPPLTFDESVPAEVRGLLARMMATDPNDRFPSAAALRGSVEALMEQLTARVDDRQLGAMMLATFGDEREALREAVRGRMARLATGESLPPSLMRGAVFGQPTVATDTALTAVTRSEHVGARLAQTSARSGHARRLPPWAALLGVALVLAAAVFIFTRPDLAQGAPPLAALGAGSQDLAAAMESGARAPSVGGASRTEFRCDDPARPIVELSGEIEDSATLRCNRRYLLRHNTFVNAGATLTIEPGTLVLGDSETRGTLVVLPGARIVAAGTATAPIVFTSSKPEGERRAGDWGGIIVLGRAAINVRDVDGASIAGRIEGLEQVGDEAAYGGARDDDDSGVLSYVRIEYPGVEIAPNNEINGLTLAGVGRETRVDHVQVYRPLDDCFEFFGGNVDARYLVCDAPGDDAFDWDQGFRGRLQFLLMRGTPDASQSSNGFEGDGDPNGVGVTPRSAPTVWNVTLCGGGGVGEGDSHGVLARRATQGTLRNLLVSGFHVGIEARGDRTELDVASAGLFGLSRFDVAEGTRYAAPDVGTPIACEAGVVQPAQVLSEHAEGPPQDGFFDARARYLGAFRDVSDTWHAGWTRALEQAD, from the coding sequence ATGCACCTCTCCCCCATCACGCCCACCAGCCGCGCCGGCTTCACCCCCGAAGTACTCGGCCGGCATCGCCTGCTCTTCCACATCGGCCGCGGGGGCATGGCCGACGTCTTCCTGGCCGCCGCGCTGGGCCCCTCGGGCTTCCACAAGGAAGTGGTGATCAAGGCGCTGCGGCCCGAACTGGCCGAGTCCGAAGACTTCCTCGAGATGTTCATGGACGAGGCGCGCTTGGCGGCGCGCATGCGGCACCCCAACGTGGTGCAGACCCTCGAGGTCGCGCGCGAGGACGGCGTGCACTACATGGTGCTCGAGTACTACGAGGGGCAGACGCTGGACCGCCTCACGCGCCGCCGCGAGGGTGAGGGGCTGCCGCTGGGCATCGCGCTCCACATCGTGCGCGAGGTGGCGAGCGCGCTCGACTACGCGCACACGCTGGTGGACGTGCAAGGCAAGCCCATGGGCGTGGTGCACCGCGACGTGTCGCCGCAGAACATCATGATCGGCTACGAGGGGCGCGTGCGCCTCTTGGACTTCGGCGTGGCCAAGGCCAGCAGCCACACGTCGGAGACGCGCGCCGGCGACTTCAAGGGCAAGATCGCCTACATGGCGCCGGAGCAGGCGGGCGGCTTCCCGGTGGACGCGCGCACCGACCTCTACGCGCTCGGCGTGGTGCTGTTCGAGATGGTCTCCGGCAAACGCCTGTGGGGCGGCGTGCCCGACGCGTCCGTGGCGGCGCGGCTGCTGGCGGGGAAGCTGCCGCCGCTCACCTTCGACGAGAGCGTGCCGGCCGAGGTGCGCGGGCTGCTGGCGCGCATGATGGCCACGGACCCGAACGACCGCTTCCCGAGCGCCGCCGCGCTGCGTGGCTCGGTGGAGGCGCTCATGGAGCAGCTGACCGCGCGCGTGGACGACCGCCAGCTGGGCGCCATGATGCTGGCCACCTTCGGCGACGAGCGCGAGGCGCTGCGTGAGGCCGTGCGCGGGCGCATGGCGCGCTTGGCCACGGGCGAGAGCTTGCCGCCCAGCTTGATGCGCGGGGCGGTGTTCGGGCAGCCCACGGTGGCCACGGACACGGCGCTCACGGCGGTGACGCGCAGTGAGCACGTGGGTGCGCGCTTAGCACAGACCAGCGCACGCAGCGGGCACGCGCGGCGACTCCCCCCGTGGGCTGCGCTCTTGGGCGTGGCGCTCGTGCTGGCTGCGGCGGTGTTCATCTTCACCCGGCCGGACCTCGCGCAAGGCGCGCCGCCGCTCGCGGCCCTGGGCGCGGGCAGCCAAGACCTCGCGGCTGCCATGGAGAGCGGGGCGCGCGCGCCCTCTGTGGGCGGAGCGAGCCGCACGGAGTTCCGCTGCGACGACCCCGCGCGACCCATCGTGGAGCTGAGCGGTGAGATCGAGGACAGCGCCACGCTGCGCTGCAACCGCCGCTACCTCTTGCGCCACAACACCTTCGTGAACGCGGGCGCCACGCTCACCATCGAGCCTGGCACGCTGGTGCTGGGCGACAGCGAGACGCGCGGCACGCTGGTGGTGCTGCCGGGGGCGCGCATCGTCGCCGCGGGCACCGCCACCGCGCCCATCGTCTTCACCAGCAGCAAGCCCGAAGGGGAGCGCCGCGCGGGCGACTGGGGCGGCATCATCGTGCTGGGGCGCGCCGCCATCAACGTGCGCGACGTGGACGGTGCGTCCATCGCCGGGCGCATCGAGGGCCTGGAGCAAGTGGGCGACGAGGCCGCCTATGGGGGCGCACGCGACGACGACGACAGCGGCGTGCTGAGCTACGTGCGCATCGAGTACCCGGGGGTGGAGATCGCGCCCAACAACGAGATCAACGGGCTCACGCTGGCTGGCGTGGGGCGCGAGACGCGCGTGGACCACGTGCAGGTGTACCGGCCACTGGACGACTGCTTCGAGTTCTTCGGCGGCAACGTGGACGCGCGTTACCTGGTTTGCGACGCGCCGGGCGACGACGCGTTCGACTGGGACCAGGGCTTCCGTGGACGCCTGCAGTTCTTGCTCATGCGCGGCACGCCGGACGCATCGCAGAGCAGCAACGGCTTCGAGGGCGATGGCGACCCCAACGGCGTGGGCGTCACGCCGCGCAGCGCCCCCACGGTCTGGAACGTCACGCTGTGCGGCGGCGGTGGGGTGGGCGAGGGCGACAGCCACGGCGTGCTCGCGCGGCGCGCCACGCAGGGCACGCTGCGCAACCTGCTGGTGTCGGGCTTCCACGTGGGCATCGAGGCGCGCGGCGACCGCACCGAGCTCGACGTGGCGTCTGCGGGGCTGTTCGGCCTCAGCCGCTTCGACGTGGCCGAAGGCACTCGCTACGCAGCCCCGGATGTGGGCACCCCCATCGCCTGCGAGGCGGGCGTGGTGCAGCCTGCGCAGGTGCTCAGCGAGCACGCGGAGGGGCCGCCGCAGGACGGCTTCTTCGACGCACGGGCGCGCTACCTGGGCGCGTTTCGCGACGTGAGCGACACGTGGCACGCGGGCTGGACGCGCGCGCTCGAGCAGGCGGACTGA
- a CDS encoding DUF2892 domain-containing protein, protein MPTNEHPIERGVRVVLGLGLIALAFVGPQTPWGFLGVIPLLTGLVGSCPLYTLFGMSTCPVKSNPT, encoded by the coding sequence CTGCCCACCAATGAACACCCCATCGAGCGCGGTGTGCGTGTCGTCCTCGGTCTCGGCCTGATCGCGCTCGCTTTCGTGGGCCCCCAGACGCCGTGGGGGTTCCTGGGCGTCATCCCGCTCCTGACCGGTCTGGTTGGAAGCTGCCCGCTCTACACGCTATTCGGCATGAGCACATGCCCGGTGAAGTCGAACCCGACGTGA
- a CDS encoding B-box zinc finger protein, with product MSSTTAPPCPHHPDARAEAACTSCGRPLCAECWAFDVNDAPWCRHCVDHIHDRSPAAFPLAFLGGTGTLLAAFYVRFRQVDDAVWVALGVAVTLLATAGFLYRRSSQVFGNHKMVERPRSVGRPHPEALGAYRSAPRRARMGSIVPPVSGKLSTLVVLLCLMLPLAVLPGLLSVPVWLAVDSVLALWWLTLVSAFAVLLYRGARLADDGPTLGDARPLEAEAQAKAEAQGTPSATSKKSPLDSCGGGCDGGCSGLGSIGGEGLGAALGALLALGLLLLLSWLLAEFVLPLLFTAGYYVVSRGLRRVANDTHDCQGDLPRALGWSVAWATLYTLPFALVVFLAQGLIAASR from the coding sequence ATGAGCTCGACCACCGCCCCGCCCTGCCCTCACCACCCGGACGCGCGCGCGGAGGCGGCCTGCACCAGCTGCGGGCGCCCTCTGTGCGCCGAGTGCTGGGCGTTCGACGTCAACGACGCGCCGTGGTGTCGGCACTGCGTGGACCACATCCACGACCGCTCGCCGGCCGCGTTTCCGCTCGCCTTCTTGGGTGGCACCGGCACGCTGCTCGCCGCGTTCTACGTGCGCTTCCGGCAGGTGGACGACGCCGTGTGGGTGGCGCTCGGCGTGGCGGTGACGCTGCTGGCCACCGCCGGGTTCCTCTACCGGCGCAGCAGCCAGGTGTTCGGGAACCACAAGATGGTGGAGCGCCCCCGCAGCGTGGGGCGTCCGCACCCGGAGGCCCTGGGTGCCTACCGCTCGGCGCCGCGCCGCGCGCGCATGGGGAGCATCGTGCCGCCCGTGTCGGGCAAGCTGTCCACGCTGGTGGTGCTGCTGTGCTTGATGCTGCCGCTGGCCGTGCTGCCCGGCCTGCTGAGCGTGCCCGTCTGGCTCGCGGTGGACTCCGTGTTGGCGCTCTGGTGGCTGACGCTGGTGAGCGCGTTCGCTGTCCTGCTCTACAGGGGCGCGCGGCTCGCCGACGACGGGCCCACGCTGGGTGACGCGCGCCCGCTCGAGGCGGAGGCGCAGGCCAAGGCCGAGGCGCAGGGGACGCCGAGCGCGACCAGCAAGAAGTCGCCACTCGACAGCTGCGGCGGTGGTTGCGACGGCGGCTGCAGCGGACTGGGCAGCATCGGCGGCGAGGGCCTCGGCGCCGCGCTGGGCGCGCTCTTGGCGCTGGGGCTCCTGCTGCTGCTCTCGTGGCTGCTGGCCGAGTTCGTGCTGCCGCTGCTGTTCACGGCCGGGTACTACGTGGTCTCGCGCGGGCTGCGACGCGTGGCCAACGATACGCACGACTGCCAGGGCGACCTCCCACGCGCCCTGGGCTGGTCGGTGGCCTGGGCCACGCTCTACACGCTCCCCTTCGCGCTGGTGGTGTTCCTGGCGCAGGGGCTCATCGCGGCGTCACGGTAG
- a CDS encoding NAD-dependent epimerase/dehydratase family protein — MSDPQSYTPAPIDGLRCLITGGAGYLGQNLARALLARGCTVHVLDTLAGEQAAPELASHPRVRWFVGDIRKPADVRAACEGVDVVFHTAALIELARRAPEPFKALVRSVNIEGTRVLVEQAAAAGVTRFVHTSSTNVVYGQRCVGGDETLPYSTSEDLYSSTKAEAERVALGANGARMRTCAIRPGGIYGPGERKTLIGPVVSSIQQGMPVIGFGDGSTRLDYTYIDNLVDGQLRAAERLVPGSPVCGSAYFVTDDQPINPAEFSVRLVRLMGLGTTARRIPRRVAMAMAKGSELAFERFGKPRPQVTEVGVNLCTLDNFFSIAKARRDLGYAPVVTLEEGLRRTAEDAARLYHGLG; from the coding sequence ATGAGCGACCCCCAGAGCTACACCCCCGCGCCCATCGACGGTCTCCGCTGCCTGATCACGGGCGGCGCGGGCTACCTGGGCCAGAACCTGGCCCGTGCGCTCCTCGCGCGCGGCTGCACGGTGCACGTGCTGGACACGCTGGCAGGGGAGCAGGCCGCGCCCGAGCTGGCCTCGCACCCGCGGGTGCGCTGGTTCGTGGGTGACATCCGCAAGCCCGCCGACGTGCGTGCTGCGTGCGAGGGCGTGGACGTGGTCTTCCACACGGCCGCGCTCATCGAGCTGGCGCGCCGCGCGCCCGAGCCGTTCAAGGCGCTGGTGCGCAGCGTGAACATCGAGGGCACGCGCGTGCTGGTGGAGCAGGCCGCGGCCGCGGGCGTCACGCGCTTCGTGCACACCAGCTCCACCAACGTGGTCTACGGCCAGCGCTGCGTGGGCGGCGACGAGACCCTGCCCTACAGCACCAGCGAGGACCTGTACTCGTCCACCAAGGCCGAGGCCGAACGCGTGGCGCTCGGCGCCAACGGCGCGCGCATGCGCACCTGCGCCATTCGACCCGGCGGCATCTACGGTCCGGGCGAGCGCAAGACGCTCATCGGCCCCGTGGTCTCCTCCATCCAACAGGGCATGCCCGTCATCGGCTTCGGCGACGGCAGCACGCGGCTCGACTACACGTACATCGACAACCTGGTGGACGGACAACTGCGCGCCGCGGAGCGACTGGTGCCGGGCTCGCCGGTGTGCGGCAGCGCCTACTTCGTGACCGACGATCAGCCCATCAACCCGGCCGAGTTCAGCGTGCGGCTGGTGCGCCTCATGGGCCTCGGCACCACCGCGCGGCGCATCCCGCGGCGCGTGGCCATGGCCATGGCCAAGGGCTCGGAGCTGGCCTTCGAGCGCTTCGGCAAGCCACGCCCGCAGGTCACCGAGGTGGGCGTGAACCTGTGCACGCTCGACAACTTCTTCTCCATCGCGAAGGCGCGCCGCGACCTGGGCTACGCGCCGGTGGTCACGCTCGAGGAGGGGCTGCGGCGCACCGCCGAAGACGCGGCGCGCCTCTACCACGGCCTCGGCTGA
- a CDS encoding zf-HC2 domain-containing protein, which yields MRGEREVAGLRCGAVLTKLSDYLDGELPRAEREALEAHVRGCDVCARFGGRFGEAVRALRLTLTAPELADDVQARLAAALSAGWDRE from the coding sequence ATGCGTGGCGAGCGTGAAGTGGCCGGGCTGCGCTGTGGCGCGGTGCTGACCAAGCTGAGTGACTACCTGGACGGCGAGCTGCCCCGAGCCGAGCGTGAGGCGCTCGAGGCACACGTGCGCGGCTGCGATGTGTGCGCGCGCTTCGGCGGCCGGTTCGGCGAGGCGGTGCGGGCGCTGAGACTGACGCTGACCGCCCCCGAACTCGCCGACGATGTGCAAGCACGTCTCGCCGCTGCGCTCTCGGCGGGCTGGGACCGAGAGTGA
- a CDS encoding protein meaA encodes MSAKAHQLVTKAGHVIEREEPWIFRTYAGHSSPRASNELYRQNLETGQTGLSIAFDLPTQCGYSSDHSLARPEVGKVGVPINSLDDFHVLFDQIPLDRMNTSMTINGTSMWMLALYVALARERGTDEKLLRGTTQNDIVKEYLARGTYIFPPDASLRIIAEMYEWCLERVPNWNASNICSYHLQEAGATPAQELSFALVNAIGTLDTLKQRGHFTPEQFEQSVGRISFFVNSGIRFIEEMCKMRAFSEMWEEITTERYQVKDKRMTRFRYGVQVNSLGLTENQPENNAWRILIETLGVTLSRNARCRALQLPAWNEALSLPRPWDQQWSLRLQQILAFETDLLEYPDLFDGSPVIASKVAALKEQAYAEIQKILDMGGVKAAIDSGYMKSELVRSMSERMGRINTGDLTVVGVNKWKEGIPSPLLGGEDGGVFKIDLSEADETRASLAETKRKRDGARVAAALAALQAAAKSGESMMEPSIECALARVTTGEWADALREVFGEYRPATGIEGQRLTLEGTRVDALRRRVTDLVEVLGHRPRMVVGKPGLDGHSNGAEVIAVSARHVGFDVIYSGIRLTPEQIVESAVEENADVIGASVLSGSHLELADQLMDGLRQAGAADDVVVVFGGIIPRDDFAALKAKGIARVFTPADYELIDIMEQIVTLLEARHQRSAAE; translated from the coding sequence ATGAGCGCGAAGGCCCACCAACTGGTCACCAAGGCCGGCCACGTCATCGAGCGTGAGGAGCCCTGGATCTTCCGCACGTACGCCGGGCACAGCAGCCCGCGCGCGTCCAACGAGCTGTATCGCCAGAACCTCGAGACGGGCCAGACCGGCCTGTCCATCGCGTTCGATCTGCCCACGCAGTGCGGCTACAGCTCGGACCACAGCCTGGCGCGCCCCGAAGTGGGCAAGGTGGGCGTGCCCATCAACTCGCTCGACGACTTCCACGTGCTCTTCGATCAGATCCCGCTCGATCGCATGAACACGTCCATGACCATCAACGGCACCAGCATGTGGATGTTGGCGCTGTACGTGGCCCTGGCGCGCGAGCGCGGCACGGACGAGAAGCTGCTGCGCGGCACCACGCAGAACGACATCGTCAAGGAGTACCTGGCGCGCGGGACCTACATCTTTCCGCCCGACGCCAGCCTGCGCATCATCGCCGAGATGTACGAGTGGTGCCTCGAGCGGGTGCCCAACTGGAACGCCAGCAACATCTGCTCGTATCACTTGCAGGAAGCGGGCGCGACGCCAGCGCAGGAGCTGTCCTTCGCGCTGGTGAACGCCATCGGCACGCTCGACACGCTGAAGCAGCGCGGGCACTTCACGCCCGAGCAGTTCGAGCAGTCGGTGGGGCGCATCAGCTTCTTCGTGAACAGCGGCATCCGCTTCATCGAAGAGATGTGCAAGATGCGCGCGTTCTCGGAGATGTGGGAGGAGATCACCACCGAGCGCTACCAGGTGAAGGACAAGCGCATGACGCGCTTCCGCTACGGCGTGCAGGTGAACTCGCTGGGCCTCACCGAGAACCAGCCCGAGAACAACGCGTGGCGCATCCTGATCGAGACGCTAGGCGTGACGCTCAGCCGCAACGCGCGCTGCCGTGCGCTCCAGCTGCCGGCCTGGAACGAGGCGCTCTCGCTGCCGCGCCCGTGGGACCAGCAGTGGTCGCTGCGCCTCCAGCAGATCCTCGCGTTCGAGACCGACCTGCTCGAGTACCCGGACTTGTTCGACGGCAGCCCCGTGATCGCCAGCAAGGTGGCCGCGCTCAAGGAGCAGGCCTACGCCGAGATCCAGAAGATCCTCGACATGGGCGGCGTGAAGGCGGCCATCGACAGCGGCTACATGAAGTCGGAGCTAGTGCGCAGCATGAGCGAGCGCATGGGCCGCATCAACACCGGTGACCTCACCGTGGTGGGCGTGAACAAGTGGAAGGAGGGCATCCCCTCGCCGCTGCTGGGCGGCGAAGACGGCGGTGTCTTCAAGATCGACCTGAGCGAGGCCGACGAGACGCGCGCGTCGCTAGCCGAGACCAAGCGCAAGCGTGACGGTGCCCGTGTGGCGGCGGCGCTGGCGGCGCTCCAAGCGGCGGCCAAGAGCGGCGAGTCCATGATGGAGCCGTCCATCGAGTGTGCGCTCGCGCGTGTGACCACGGGTGAGTGGGCCGACGCCCTGCGCGAGGTGTTCGGCGAGTACCGCCCGGCCACCGGCATCGAAGGCCAGCGGCTCACGCTGGAAGGCACGCGCGTGGACGCGCTGCGCCGGCGCGTCACGGATCTCGTGGAGGTGCTCGGGCACCGGCCCCGCATGGTGGTGGGCAAGCCCGGCCTCGACGGCCACAGCAACGGCGCCGAAGTCATCGCCGTGTCGGCGCGCCACGTGGGCTTCGACGTCATCTACTCGGGCATCCGCCTCACGCCGGAGCAGATCGTGGAGAGCGCCGTGGAGGAGAACGCCGACGTGATCGGCGCGTCGGTGTTGAGCGGCAGCCACCTCGAGCTGGCCGACCAGCTCATGGACGGGCTGCGCCAAGCGGGCGCGGCCGACGACGTGGTGGTGGTCTTCGGTGGCATCATCCCGCGCGACGACTTCGCGGCGCTCAAGGCGAAGGGCATCGCGCGCGTGTTCACGCCGGCCGACTACGAGCTCATCGACATCATGGAGCAGATCGTCACGCTGCTGGAAGCCCGCCACCAGCGCAGCGCGGCCGAGTGA
- the trxC gene encoding thioredoxin TrxC translates to MPTPTSAANIVCPRCHKTNRVPSARRDEEPRCGACKSPLFGQGPIALDDSSFQKHAERSDIPLLVDFWAAWCGPCRVMAPAFERAATAFEGRVRFAKVDTDASPAVSQRFRIQSIPTMILFQGGREVARTSGALTADQIQKWLTSQHAA, encoded by the coding sequence ATGCCCACTCCCACGTCCGCCGCCAACATCGTCTGCCCCCGTTGCCACAAGACCAACCGCGTGCCGAGCGCCCGGCGCGACGAAGAGCCCCGCTGCGGGGCCTGCAAGTCGCCGCTCTTCGGCCAGGGGCCCATCGCGCTCGACGACAGCTCGTTCCAGAAGCACGCGGAGCGCTCGGACATCCCGCTGCTGGTGGACTTCTGGGCTGCCTGGTGCGGTCCATGCCGCGTGATGGCCCCCGCGTTCGAGCGCGCGGCGACTGCCTTCGAGGGCCGCGTGCGCTTCGCCAAGGTGGACACCGACGCGAGTCCGGCGGTGTCCCAGCGCTTCCGCATCCAGAGCATCCCCACGATGATCCTGTTCCAGGGCGGCCGTGAGGTGGCGCGCACGAGCGGCGCGCTGACCGCGGATCAGATCCAAAAATGGCTCACCAGCCAGCACGCCGCTTGA
- a CDS encoding protein kinase — translation MQATLSDTHREWIEAALDAHKFSIARLISLFEDQRPEAVPQRAAVLAALDTNPRARRATFLGITGTPGAGKSTLTGQLARRMHAQRSDLRFAVLAVDPSSRFSGGALLGDRTRVRFATGDARLFFRSQASDTELGGLSPRSFQVCRLLYRLFDCVIIETVGIGQSEVDIRFLADRVYLVVQPMGGDEIQFLKAGIMEVPDEIVLNKCDAVDAARRSYQALKSSMALARPFDGDAIPIHRVSATEGMGLDRLAGRLLEATDAYRVGSLRVKEEHYFAKWVKEEFGRRGMLYLRQQHEGAREYLDACGSFDAAEAAFAAEYSAR, via the coding sequence GTGCAGGCCACGCTGAGCGACACGCACCGTGAGTGGATCGAGGCTGCCCTCGATGCGCACAAGTTCTCCATCGCGCGGCTGATCTCGCTGTTCGAGGACCAGCGCCCCGAGGCCGTGCCCCAGCGCGCCGCCGTGCTGGCCGCCTTGGACACGAACCCGCGTGCGCGCCGCGCCACGTTCCTGGGCATCACCGGCACACCCGGCGCCGGCAAGAGCACGCTCACGGGCCAGCTCGCCCGCCGCATGCACGCGCAGCGCAGCGACCTGCGCTTTGCCGTGCTGGCCGTGGACCCCAGCAGCCGCTTCTCGGGTGGGGCCCTGTTGGGAGACCGCACGCGCGTGCGCTTCGCCACCGGGGACGCGCGCCTCTTCTTCCGCAGCCAGGCCAGCGACACCGAGCTGGGCGGCCTCTCCCCGCGCAGCTTCCAGGTGTGCCGCCTGCTGTACCGCCTCTTCGACTGCGTGATCATCGAGACCGTGGGCATCGGCCAGAGCGAGGTGGACATCCGCTTCCTGGCCGACCGCGTGTACCTGGTGGTCCAGCCCATGGGCGGCGACGAGATCCAGTTCCTGAAGGCCGGCATCATGGAGGTGCCCGACGAGATCGTGCTCAACAAGTGCGACGCCGTGGACGCCGCCCGCCGCAGCTACCAAGCGCTGAAGAGCAGCATGGCGCTGGCGCGGCCGTTCGATGGCGACGCCATCCCGATCCACCGCGTGAGCGCCACCGAGGGCATGGGCTTGGACCGGCTGGCAGGGCGGCTGCTGGAGGCGACCGACGCGTACCGCGTGGGGTCCCTGCGCGTGAAGGAAGAGCACTACTTCGCCAAGTGGGTGAAGGAGGAGTTCGGGCGCCGCGGGATGCTGTACCTCCGGCAGCAGCACGAGGGGGCGCGCGAGTACCTGGACGCGTGCGGGTCGTTCGACGCGGCCGAGGCGGCGTTCGCGGCGGAGTACTCGGCTCGCTAG
- a CDS encoding YajQ family cyclic di-GMP-binding protein — MPTFDVVSELDMQELKNALDQAQKEVAQRFDFKGTDASLELKDETIVLRANSQNRVEAVLEVLHGKLVKRGVSLLSLDAQPTKAVGGSMSQQVLNLKNGIDQDGAKKVVKALKDSKLKVQAAIQGDVVRVSGKKRDDLQEAIAFLKGQDLKIPLQYKNFRD, encoded by the coding sequence GTGCCGACATTCGACGTGGTGTCCGAGCTGGACATGCAGGAACTGAAGAACGCCCTCGACCAGGCGCAGAAGGAAGTGGCCCAGCGCTTCGACTTCAAGGGCACCGACGCGTCGCTCGAGCTGAAGGACGAGACCATCGTGCTGCGCGCCAACAGCCAGAACCGCGTGGAGGCGGTGCTGGAGGTGCTCCACGGCAAGCTGGTGAAGCGCGGCGTGTCGCTGCTGTCGCTGGACGCGCAGCCCACCAAGGCGGTGGGCGGGTCCATGAGCCAGCAAGTGCTCAACCTGAAGAACGGCATCGACCAAGATGGCGCCAAGAAGGTGGTGAAGGCGCTCAAGGACAGCAAGCTGAAGGTGCAGGCCGCCATCCAGGGTGACGTGGTGCGCGTGAGCGGCAAGAAGCGCGACGACCTGCAGGAGGCCATCGCGTTCCTCAAGGGGCAGGACCTCAAGATTCCGCTGCAGTACAAGAACTTCCGCGATTGA
- a CDS encoding sigma-70 family RNA polymerase sigma factor, whose protein sequence is MTDARLLTAAAAGDREAYQVFVRRHQAALFRYAQVLTAREADAEDVLQRAFLAAWRAAGQARREGAEKAWLRTILRHEAQRFGRLRAGQESHDASFEALGEAAGFASEGDPEHALALTEQREQLTRALSALPPDDQEVLVLYELDGLTADEVASVRGESRAAIKSRVHRARLRLLAALREGGCDAWRA, encoded by the coding sequence GTGACCGACGCCCGCCTGCTCACGGCGGCCGCGGCGGGCGATCGCGAGGCGTACCAGGTGTTCGTACGGCGACACCAGGCCGCGCTCTTCCGCTACGCTCAGGTGCTCACGGCGCGCGAGGCCGACGCCGAGGACGTGCTCCAGCGTGCCTTCCTCGCGGCGTGGCGGGCCGCGGGGCAGGCTCGCCGTGAGGGTGCCGAGAAGGCGTGGCTGCGCACCATCCTGCGTCACGAGGCCCAGCGCTTCGGCAGGCTGCGTGCGGGGCAAGAGAGTCATGACGCGTCCTTCGAAGCGCTGGGCGAGGCTGCTGGCTTCGCGTCCGAAGGCGATCCCGAGCACGCGCTGGCGCTCACGGAACAGCGTGAGCAGCTGACGCGGGCGCTCTCCGCGCTGCCCCCCGATGACCAGGAGGTGCTGGTGCTCTACGAACTGGACGGGCTGACTGCCGACGAGGTGGCGAGCGTGCGCGGGGAGTCGCGCGCAGCCATCAAGAGCCGCGTGCACCGCGCGCGGTTGCGCCTGCTCGCGGCGCTCCGGGAAGGAGGTTGCGATGCGTGGCGAGCGTGA
- a CDS encoding TetR/AcrR family transcriptional regulator, with the protein MPLPRFEKLDEPRKVSILTAAADEFGERGFEGASYNRIIERAGISKGAMYYYFADKDDLFRTVMDAALLQWFEEVGFPMGADTAAAFWQACQGMYERSLLFVLRDPRNAALCAGITKARAELAGHPVVTQLNERMLEWVGALVTHGQAIGAVRDDVPTDLLVHSALSLIDAGDRWLASRFAAMSEQDVQKTAAMMVGFLRRIAAPEVTP; encoded by the coding sequence GTGCCCCTGCCCCGCTTCGAGAAGCTCGACGAGCCCCGCAAGGTGAGCATCCTCACCGCCGCCGCGGACGAGTTCGGCGAGCGTGGCTTCGAGGGCGCGTCCTACAACCGCATCATCGAGCGCGCCGGCATCAGCAAGGGCGCGATGTACTACTACTTCGCGGACAAGGACGACCTCTTCCGCACGGTGATGGACGCGGCGCTGCTGCAGTGGTTCGAAGAGGTGGGCTTCCCCATGGGGGCGGACACCGCCGCCGCGTTCTGGCAGGCATGCCAGGGCATGTACGAGCGCAGCCTGCTGTTCGTGCTGCGTGACCCGCGCAACGCCGCGCTGTGCGCCGGCATCACCAAGGCCCGCGCCGAGCTGGCAGGCCACCCCGTGGTGACGCAGCTCAACGAGCGCATGCTCGAGTGGGTGGGCGCGCTGGTCACGCACGGGCAGGCCATCGGCGCCGTGCGCGACGACGTGCCCACCGATCTCTTGGTGCACAGCGCGCTCTCGCTGATCGACGCCGGCGACCGCTGGCTCGCGTCACGCTTCGCCGCGATGAGCGAACAGGATGTTCAGAAGACTGCGGCCATGATGGTGGGATTCCTCCGCCGCATCGCCGCCCCGGAGGTGACCCCATGA
- a CDS encoding YkgJ family cysteine cluster protein — MSAAELDCLTCGACCRSGHDGRILIPPEDLVRWRATGRSDVAAAIQPGHFGLDAFATRDDGSCVHLGTPASENACQIYAERGTTCREFERGSAQCMEFRRDFGVI, encoded by the coding sequence ATGAGCGCCGCCGAGCTCGACTGCCTGACCTGCGGGGCCTGCTGCCGCAGCGGCCACGACGGCCGCATCCTGATCCCCCCCGAGGACCTGGTCCGCTGGCGCGCGACCGGGCGCAGCGACGTCGCGGCCGCCATCCAGCCGGGCCACTTCGGCTTGGACGCCTTCGCCACGCGCGACGACGGCTCGTGCGTGCACCTCGGCACCCCCGCGAGCGAGAACGCCTGCCAGATCTACGCCGAGCGCGGCACCACCTGCCGCGAGTTCGAGCGGGGCAGCGCACAGTGCATGGAATTTCGGCGCGACTTCGGAGTAATCTAA